Proteins encoded in a region of the Melospiza georgiana isolate bMelGeo1 chromosome 2, bMelGeo1.pri, whole genome shotgun sequence genome:
- the HTR2A gene encoding 5-hydroxytryptamine receptor 2A, whose amino-acid sequence MDILCDGETSVNPTANSFIQINHERRFYRNVYGAGEINISHLCNLTVNSDNLTNLSCESNMSPPCCPSQKNWPALLTVIVIVLTIAGNILVIMAVSLEKKLQNATNYFLMSLAIADMLLGFLVMPVSMLTILYGYEWPLPRKLCAIWIYLDVLFSTASIMHLCAISLDRYIAIRNPIHHSRFNSRTKAFAKIIAVWTISVGISMPVPVFGLQDDSKVFKKDMFKKDICLLADENFVLVGSFVAFFIPLTIMVVTYFLTIKSLQKEAMLCVNDIGPKTKFTSFSFLPQSSLSSEKLFQRSLNRDTGTSGRRTMQSISNEQKASKVLGIVFFLFVVMWCPFFITNVMAVICKESCKEEVIGGLLNIFVWIGYLSSAVNPLVYTLFNKTYRSAFSRYIQCRYKEEKKPFQLILVNTIPALAYDSRQLQLAQMKSLKKEAKMMAKDYSAVTIGTHNLDGTSKGSTGPGNENVSGV is encoded by the exons ATGGATATTCTTTGTGATGGAGAGACCTCTGTGAACCCAACTGCAAACTCCTTCATACAAATAAACCATGAGAGAAGATTCTACAGAAATGTTTATGGAGCTGGAGAAATTAATATATCACATCTCTGCAACTTGACTGTGAACTCTGACAACCTAACCAATCTTTCATGTGAAAGTAACATGAGCCCACCGTGCTGCCCTTCACAGAAAAACTGGCCAGCTTTGCTGACAGTGATAGTGATTGTTTTAACCATTGCTGGAAATATTCTCGTCATCATGGCTGTTTCACTGGAGAAAAAACTACAGAATGCCACTAATTATTTTCTAATGTCACTTGCAATAGCTGATATGCTGCTGGGTTTCCTTGTCATGCCTGTGTCCATGTTAACCATACTGTATG GATACGAATGGCCTCTGCCCAGGAAGCTGTGTGCCATTTGGATCTACCTGGACGTGCTGTTCTCCACAGCATCCATCATGCACCTCTGTGCCATCTCGCTGGATCGCTACATTGCCATCCGGAACCCCATCCACCACAGCCGCTTCAACTCCAGAACCAAGGCTTTTGCCAAAATCATTGCTGTTTGGACCATATCAGTTG GTATTTCCATGCCTGTACCTGTCTTTGGACTACAAGACGACTCCAAAGTATTTAAGAAGGACATGTTTAAGAAAGACATCTGCTTACTTGCAGATGAAAATTTCGTTCTAGTAGGCTCTTTTGTGGCATTCTTCATCCCTCTAACCATCATGGTAGTCACTTACTTTTTAACTATCAAGTCGCTGCAGAAGGAAGCTATGCTATGTGTGAATGACATTGGCCCTAAGACCAAGTTTACTTCATTCAGCTTCCTCCCTCAGAGTTCCCTGTCCTCAGAGAAACTCTTTCAGCGCTCCTTGAACAGAGATACGGGGACTTCAGGGAGGAGAACCATGCAATCCATCAGCAATGAGCAGAAGGCTTCCAAGGTCCTTGGCATTGTCTTCTTTCTGTTTGTTGTGATGTGGTGCCCGTTTTTCATCACCAATGTGATGGCTGTTATATGCAAGGAGTCATGCAAAGAAGAGGTCATTGGAGGACTCCTTAACATATTTGTTTGGATTGGCTACCTTTCCTCGGCTGTCAACCCACTCGTGTACACATTGTTCAACAAAACCTACCGCTCAGCTTTCTCTCGCTACATCCAGTGTCGCTACAAGGAGGAGAAGAAACCTTTCCAGCTGATTTTAGTGAACACTATCCCAGCACTTGCATATGACTCCAGACAGCTCCAGCTAGCACAAATGAAGAGCTtgaaaaaagaggcaaaaatgATGGCCAAGGATTACTCGGCGGTCACGATAGGAACACATAATTTAGATGGTACCTCCAAGGGAAGTACCGGCCCGGGGAACGAAAATGTTAGTGGTGTGTGA